The genomic segment aacaaaaaaaataaaaaggaaaataataataataatataatataataataataataataataataataataatattattatatataagtataattaaaaggcgtggggaagctacagtgctttccccacgTCTTTTAGAGTATTGTTAATAAATTTAGCgcaaaaaatagaaatccttGAGAGAGAGTATGGGCCCCATAGGTTTCGAAATACACGAAATGCCATCATTTTATctagtttttaaagaaatttgaattttttattttaaataattttttatatttctagattattttgttattctgatattaaaaataaattttaaaaaatattattttaatacattttaaaataaaaaatattttaaacgaatgctattataatattaaacaatttTATAAGATCTGTATTATATTTTGTGCTTCTCTTTCAAAAGTTTTATTTCGTTTTCAATCGGGCAAAAATAATAGATGATGCCTTTGCaaattaatattagaaatattgttgtatttacttttaataaataGTATGCTTTTTATATGTGACTgtaaattttagttttcaattatgatatccaaagataaaaataaatattagatacTATGGAATAGAATGAGGACACTTTGGTCAactcagaaaaataaaaacagttatGGAGTGAGaatagtaatattttattattattattatttttgtcgaCATAGGAactaatagaaaaaagaaaacaaacaaaaagtcGAAGCACGCGAGTCTATTTCCAAGGCAGGCTGTTTCAAGGCTGCATGTCAAGGTGGTACGCAAAacaccttcttctttttttattgaaaacattattttattttattttctgacgTTCGATTATatgcataaatataataaaaaggcCATCATgcacaaattaataataaattacaaagaAGCTCGCCTGACTAACTGGGGAACTAAATTTATTCCCTTCCACTTGGATTAGTGAGGTTTTGAAAACGCAGTTgtatctatatttaaaaaaatttaatttttttataaaaaaataatttttattgtatattttagattgttttgatattgcaataattttaaaattgattttttaaaaataaaataatattattttgatatatttcgacataaaaaaacactttaaaaagcaaccacatTACCAATCAGATATTTATCTAAAATTCATGAGTACAAGGAAGTATAAATAAGTATTTAATTAGTAATGGATGTATTAGTCTAAACGAATATGATATTCTTAAAAGAGtacaaaatctaataaaataaaaatcaagtaataaaatataaaaaagattatcatTCCTTCCTTAACATGTGGTGTTGAGGATTTTAAGGTCACGAGATTTTTGGGTTTCCATAGAAAACCCTTCTTTTTTCCTCGTactcttatttaaaaatatttatcaaataaagtTTTGGGGTTACAACTTTATCCCCACCCTTCATTTCCTCTTGAAGCCCCTCAAATTAAACATAGTGTTATGCTTCATTTAGGAATTAGATTGCATAACATGCGTTTTTAAATGAGATTTACGTGTTGTTTATGACAATGATAAACAttgttttacaaaataatttttgtttaaaatatattaaaataaaatatatttttatttttaaattttatttttaccatcagcatattaaaacagtctaaaatcataaaaaaaataatttaaaacaaaaaaatctaaattttttaaaaagcacgGTTGGACCGCTCTCTCAAACACCCTTTTACTCTCAAAACCTAAACGTTGTctgtctaatattttttatataaaaaaaaaatcaacactaaCGGGTGTAGATTAATTGTGAATTTAAAGTACTTAGAAGAAAACACTTAAAGAGACCTTAGGAAGTTAAGcataatttatttacatttgaaagttattttaatatggtGAAGATTAAGCTCCATAAGGATGAAATGTGTCATATAAAATTTCTGAAATAGCCTAACTTCCACTCCCGATGAAAAATTGATCACCATACCCTTCTATAACACATAGTCTCCTAATAGgtccctaataaaaaaaaatcacgttGATTAAATCCTAAATTTATTGGAGCCTTccataattacattaaaattatccaaTTAAATTCATATGATTTCATTGGAGAATCCCAAAATTGATAcctttcaacttatttttcatttttactacttttttatttttaatatttagaaatacaaaaaaaaatgctttctaacctaagcaattttttgaaataattttttataataggtTGAATTCTCTTAAGCATCTcaaaataccttaaaaatattttccctgTATACACAATTCTTATAATCTATTACCatgtcttttctctctctttcttatttaaatttaaaaataaactattttatttgaaatagacAAAACTCTATTTTAAACACAATTTCTCATTAATCAAGAGTCTAATTTTCTTAAGACCGTTATCTCTACATAAGTCTAGTACATTAAGAGAAATAAATTTTGCAAGATGCTATGAgttgtttggtattgtaatagttgttattttttatagtattttttacttgaaaatatattaaaataatattttttttaatttttttttatatcagcacatcaaaataatttaaaaataaaaataaaattcatttaaaacaaaaaaaatcattttttcacgAAAACACTTTccctgcaaaaacaaacaatacctTAACTCAAAATTTACCCTCAACAAGTAAATAAAAGAACTTTTTCataaagaggaagaagaaatgaaagTATTTCCTTAATCACCATATTAatacttaaatattaaaatgttcaATATTCTCGATATAGACAGGTGAGAATCTTTGTACGAGTATAAAACATGCAATAGTCCGTCTATCACAATTGACCTTTCTGCTGCGTAAGGGTTCATGCTGCCTTTGGTATAGCCTGAAGAGTCCAACGTCTCCAAAAGTTTTCTTGAAAGAGACTTGAGACTTGAGACTTGAGACTTGATATTTCTTATCGCACGTATAAATGTATgtctttaaatattaatttgtggaaagagaatttgaaattaaattcaacttaattaatttataaggtTAAGCAGTATGATTTTTAGACAGTTTATGCACAAGAACAAATAATTTGACCTGAAACCCCATTTAAATTAGGACAGAAggaattcttttaaataatactaGGGATATTACTCACTCctccttttaatttaataaagtttGTGCTACATGATGTGTCAGTCTTTGATTGGTATTGcataattcattaatattaattaaatggtACAATCCCAGATCATAATTGTGAATCCAATGCCATATCACTTAATATTATATAGAATCTACTTAGATAAGTATAAGTGGCCCGTCGATTTTTTAACTTGAGAAATGTGTTCAAACACTATTAGCatgttctaaaaaataaaaaaagtatacaGCTAAAGTTATAGACTTTATTGGATTCaacaagatatttaatttaattatataataaaaaaataacaataaatgtatcaaatttaaagataaaaaattgataacaattacctgtataaaaaagaataattatcaaaaaaaaatatgaagcgaAATTCCataacccaatattaaaggatataattgaatttttttaaaaaaaataacaaaaagaagtCCAAAGCAAAATTTTACAAAGTTTCACCAGATTCTCTCCTGTATAAAACACTGTCCAAAATTTTATCTTGTCATatcctataaaaaatacattctcATAATCACTACATAGATATCTCATACATAACATCAattcatttattaattcattaaaatttcTCACAATTTATTCATGGTCAATTATGTTGATActtgtctttttattgttattatactATAAATGCCTGGAGGAATTTAACATAAAAGAGTttgatttacaatatttaattaaggTTACATAATTAAGCATATCTAAAAGGAAATTATTACAATgacataataattaaattacatattttATATACCTAGCAAAATAAAAGCTAATGACTAATATCAGCATGCTTCATGGAATGAGATGAGCctgcaaataatataatattttaaaagtaaaattggaTATCAAgttattatttcataattttatttttaaaattaacacaatcaactaaataacaataatgatTCTAAATTTTAACCACCatattagaaatttattattcaCATATATACTTCAAATAAATCGCTGCTaaattatccaaaataaaatttgtaccAATTTCTTTAACCATCATccataaaaatgattaaatgtCTTATTTACTATTATAACTATCGTTTACATAATTTACTAGATGGTTCTAATTTATCTCTTCCgttattatacaaaaaaatgacaaaaaatctTATTCACTATTATAATCATTGTCTGTGTAATTcactaaataattataatcatagttttaaaacccgacctAGCAGGCTGACCCGGGACCTGACTGACCCGAGACTAAAACCGGgtcgggttgaagaaaaaataggagaaGAAAAAACCTGATGTGACCCGCTTGACCCAGTGGGTTGACCCGACAAGACTCGGTAAAAAAtccggttgcaacccgttgactttttttttactaaaacgacatcgttttgatttttttaaaaaaaaattgacccgaaCGACCCGATGACTAAGTCAAAACCTGGAACCTGGACCTTGGACCGGGGCGAgtctaaaaactataattataattcatgtccTTAGTCACCATAGTAAAAATGACTAAATATCTTATTCACTATTATAATCATAGTTTTTAGGCTCGGCCatacaaaatcatatttaaagcTTCCATTTATAATTTCTAACAAGTAAACTCACAAATTTGTTAATATACAAAATCAATTATTCTTTTCCAATCATTACCATTTCACTATACTACAAGATTAATCACAATTGATAAAAACTATTACCAATTATCCAATTTCTACCAAAACCAAATACTAGGCCGATTATAAGGTCCATACTCCATTGCATCGTCATAATTCTATCTTCAATTGTTCataaatttacattaaaaacaaGCTAACCTAACAAAATACATGAATTATAAATCAATAACACCCCCTTACAATATCACACATATACTCTAATTCATAATATTCtaataaaatcaactaaattcTTGTAAAGTAACGTAATCTAATTCCAATCATCATTGTCATAACAATTCAATGACTGGTTTCAATGACAAGGTGGAAGAGTTGTTGGTGCGTTATGTAAAGGAGGGCATTATACTAGGGCGACATGTACGACGATTACCAATCTCAGGAGGCACCCTTCCTTGATATTGTTAGAATCATTCAAGTAAGTGTTCTCTTCACCGATGATACTTGTCTATGTAGGATCTTTGGTTTGGCTTCGGTTacccattttttttccctttctctctACCTTCTTAAGTTCCACATATGATTCTTTATATATTGGCAAAATGGGTtaccaagaatttttttaatgatatttgatcttgattcttttggtttttatttttagtaacatttttgtttcaattttattatttgatatgtgGCTGGTTAGaagttaaaatttataatttttttagtttactttTGATAGAATTATCCTAATCTTATAACCCGAGTTGTGAGTTTCACaagattaatgtttttttaaaaattaatatattttttagtttcatccatcaatattttgttattttgtatgCATTTTATTCTTAGAttaattacaaatatatttttaatattattttatcaaatttcatttgatttttattttgttattaaataaaaatattaaaataacttttaatattaacatttttttttagtaggtAATCgtgatcaattttttaaaaatttagttgagTTATCGCAggaacttatttttattattattattacatgatGGGATAAAATGAGCTTATTAAACTTGCGTGGTTCTGTCATCAaagccatgattttttttttaaagttagtaatgtctaattattatttttttaggttaaatttttttaacatctaCGGCATTTTAAGAGAAACATTTATTGAAAGcattttctattaatatttgatagtgtggttgtaattattttttaaataattttttatattaaatatatattaatgaattttttttattttttaaaaattatttttgatatagtatattaaaataatctaaaatatataaaatatattaaattttagtaaaacaaaaaaatttaaatattttaaaaacatgatttgcatAAAGTTACAAAATAGAAGGTAAAGCTCTCTAAAAAGTAAAGAGTGAAAGCCTTTAAatgtttagagagagaaaaggagtgTAATTCGGCTGTTTTTGTGTTTGCGCAGGAGCAAGTTGACATTGTTTAGAGCTTAgatacatagaaagagaaagagaccgattttttcttttataaatagcCTTTACTTGTTCTGTCTTTGTATCTCAGCCTCACTCTCTGCTTCCTCCCTTTCTTTATCTCTCTCTTCTTGTCTCTTTCTCGTCAAATCTTACTTGCCTAGACTCAGGTATTCCATTGTTCCCATCTGTGCTTCTCCAaaatctttacttttttttttcttggcatcACATATCAGTGTCCTCAATTACTCCATTATTTCCATCTGGGCTTCTCCAAAAtcgtaacttttttttttggcatcaCATATCACTGTCCTCTGTTTCTACGTGCATCTTATTGCTTTTATCACccgacatttttttttatatatatacgagGGTTTTCTATATTAAAACTTTGGTTTTATTGGCTAAACTTTAGTGGGTTGCGGTCAGATTTTGGGATTTtcgctctattttttttaatctattcgTGTTTGTTTAACTTTTAatgttgctttttctttttttgcgtGCTTGATTGAAACAGAGAGGAGTCCTTTTATGGCAAATACTAGGAATTTAGAGAAGTTGGCATCGATTGATGCTCAGCTTAGGCTTTTGGTCCCTGGAAAAGTTAGTGAAGATGACAAATTGATTGAGTATGATGCTCTGCTTTTGGATCGGTTTCTTGACATTCTTCAAGATTTACATGGAGAGGATCTCAAGGAAACGGTGAATATTATTGAACTTGAcctaccttttgtttttgtttctatctTATCTTGATCATTATGTGCTCAAACTTGATTTCTCCATCTTGCAAAAGACTCAGTGCTCCTTtgaatatgttttaaattttagattctattgattttttttttggggttttgcTGGGATTTTGAATGATTTAGCTTTCATGTTTTGTATGATCGTACATAGTTACATCATAATTTTCACGTACGTGCTTTTTGGGCCTTGCTATACGACATGATGAGTGATGTTTATGTAGTGAGGTATATTAATTTACAGAACTTCTAATGTGTTCTACTTAGGTTCAAGAGTGCTATGAGCTTTCTGCTGAGTATGAAGGGAAGCATGATCCCAAGAAGTTGGAGGAGCTTGGAAGTGTCTTGACTAGTTTGGACCCTGGGGACTCCATTGTTATTGCGAAGTCTTTCTCCCACATGCTTAACTTGGCCAACTTAGCCGAGGAAGTTCAAATTGCGTATCGGCGACGGAACAAGTTAAAGAAGGGAGACTTTGCTGATGAGAACTCTGCTACCACAGAATCAGATATAGAAGAAACTCTCAGGAGACTGGTTGTTGATCTGAAGAAGTCTCCTGAAGAAGTTTTTGATGCTTTGAAGAATCAGACTGTAGATCTTGTCTTGACTGCTCATCCTACGCAATCAGTCCGTAGATCTTTGCTTCAAAAGCATGCAAGGTTTGTTCTCTATCTTATTGTTGTGTTTTGTATTTCAGTTCTTGTTCTTTCTCACCGAGGATTTAATTGAAGTTGTAGTGCATGTCTTCTTTTACTGTTCCTCAGTCGAATTAAACACAGCATCTTGGGTTTGCTTTGCTAATCATGGCGTCCTGTATTACTTACTCTCGTTGTCCAGGTTACGGAATTGTTTGGCCCAGTTGTATGCCAAAGACATTACTCCTAATGAAAAGCAGGAGCTTGATGAGGCTTTGCAGCGAGAGGTAAATGCTTTCTTAAAGTCTGTTTTGATTTATCCGAAGTACAGGTGATTCTACACAGTTTATAAATCTTCCTTTCTGTTCATGTTATGTTCACCTGAAACCTGAAATTGGGATTTTCTTAGATGGGAGGAATGGTTTCGAAGGCCAGCAGATCTTTGCATTTTTGCAACGAGAAGTGATTTATGTACTCCAACATACATAAGAATACATGCCCAAATGGCATTTTTCTAAATGTTTCTAAATGATGAAAGAACATATTCTTATTTCTGTTTATTTATATGGATATGAGTTTAAGCATTATTTTGCATATGTTTTTAACATTGATGTACATAAACTGGccataaatttatcaaattccTGGACaaacttttttgtatttatcacgtgcttcctttttttttccctgactATCTGGCTTCTTTGTATGATGCAAAGTACAAGTTTTACTTCAGAAAGTGACTTTTGTGGTAATACAACTTGAATGAGATTGTTGTTTTGAAGTTTTCCGTAAGATCTAAGAAATAATTTGCAGCGTGTTCCTACAGATGCACACATACAGATCAATTATGTTTCACAAATTTATTGAACCAACAGGATTGCTGATCTTCTTTTCCCTttcgttcttcttcttcttttcctctgTGTAGATTCAAGCTGCTTTTCGTACAGATGAGATTCGAAGAACCCCTCCAACTCCCCAAGATGAGATGAGGGCTGGAATGAGCTACTTCCATGAGACAATCTGGAAGGGTGTCCCAAAGTTCTTGCGCCGTGTTGATACTGCTTTGAAAAACATTGGGATTAATGAACGAGTTCCTTACAATGCTCCTCTTATTCAATTCTCTTCCTGGATGGGTGGTGATCGTGATGGTATGATCTTTCTCCTTCTATGAAATTGTTTCCATTCTGTGggaatatttaagttttttatatgaagtCAAGTCTGTAAATCTCTCTTGCTTGTAGCTCATTGTTTACTTGATATGAAAGTGTAGGTAATCCAAGGGTGACTCCTGAGGTTACAAGAGATGTTTGCTTGTTGGCAAGAATGATGGCTGCTAACTTGTACTACTCCCAAATAGAGGATCTGATGTTTGAGGTTTTTAGTCTCTGGAAATATTTTGTTGTAGCTTCATTGTTTATGGAGAGACCTTTTCTAACTTCTTACCCTTTGTTGTTATCATGCTAATTTCCCCTCATGTTTTCCTTGGCAGTTGTCAATGTGGCGCTGCAGTGACGAGCTCCGTGTTCGTGCAGATGTACTCCATAGATCCTCAAAGAGAGATGCAAAACACTACATAGGTAACATTTTGAATGTCATTTATGAGTGAATTCTTATTTCCATTTCACATGAATATGTTAGTGAGTTGTTCCTTTCTTGTTATGTAACTGAGcaaaaagaattaatataaaCTGTCATAATGCTTTATATTTATCAGCAAAACatgttttctattctttttgtCTTCACTTCATTAGGAGATCAACAGGCGATGGGTTGCATGAATGATAGCTTCGCTATCCCATAAAACCTCCAACCCCATTGTCCAACCAATTTTGACGATGAGATATGCTTAACAAACATGGTCCTGATATTTTGTTAGAGTAATACCTTGTAGTTTTCCCCTGCTTCTAAGACAAGGGCATTTAGTATCCTCAATGAAGGGAATCCTACTAAAATTCTTAAGCATACCTTTGTATTTATCAAATGGAACTTTCTCTTATTTCtgtaattttgattcttattccaCAATAGTCTTTTACCATAAATTAGCTATCTTATTGATGCCATAATCGTTCACATCATTCTTATTGCAGAGTTTTGGAAACAGATTCCTCCAAATGAACCCTACCGTGTGATTCTTGGCGAACTGAGGGATAGGCTGTATCAGACACGTGAACGCTCTCGTCAATTGCTATCTCATGGGATCTCTGAAATTCCAGAGGAAGCAACTTTCACAAATGTTGAGCAGGTATCATATCTTTGGTTTCCCCTCTTTAATCCTTTTAATTGCAAGTGTATAATCACGTAGTCATCCCTGTTTACATTTTGGTTTGTGTGTAGTATTCTGGCCTATCTGTTGCACACAACTGAAGACTATGAGACCTAATCATAGTGCCCAATCTCAATCCCTTATTGAAATTCTCTCTATGCTGGACTTTTGGTCATAATCAATAAAAACCTTGCACGGTCAGCTTGCCTATTAAGAGCCAAACCTGTCTTCAAATGATAAGGgagcattttatttttgtttgatatgATGTTGACTGATAGTGTTGTCAGAGTATCCTTTAGTGCATTATCAAGACATATCAGGAACCATAAATTGGTTGTTTGCATACATAGTAGTCATGAATGTAGAATCCATTAACTAAATCCAATCATGATGGGATTGAGGATTTGTTGTGTGTAGTTATATATGTAAACAACACAGCACTTATTGGGTTCGTAATTTTATGTAGTTCTTGGAACCTTTGGAGCTCTGTTATAGATCACTGTGCTCTTGTGGTGACCGACCAATTGCTGACGGAAGCCTCCTTGATTTCTTGAGGCAAGTCTCCACCTTTGGACTTTCATTGGTGAGACTTGATATTAGACAAGAGTCAGATCGTCACACGGATGTCATGGATGCCATTACAAAGCACTTGGAAATTGGTTCCTACCGAGAGTGGTCAGAAGAACAAAGGCAGGAATGGCTTTTATCTGAACTCAGTGGCAAGCGCCCATTGTTTGGTCCTGATCTTCCCAAAACCGAAGAAATTGCTGATGTTTTGGACACTTTTCATGTCATAGCTGAACTGCCAGCTGATAGTTTTGGAGCATATATCATCTCAATGGCAACTGCAGCATCAGATGTGCTTGCTGTTGAGCTCCTGCAACGAGAATGCCATGTAAAACAACCATTAAGAGTTGTTCCGCTGTTTGAGAAGCTTGCAGATCTAGAAGCTGCCCCTGCTGCTTTGTCTCGGCTTTTCTCAATAGAGTGGTACAGAGATCATATCAATGGAAAACAAGAGGTCATGATTGGATATTCTGATTCTGGTAAAGATGCAGGAAGATTCTCTGCAGCCTGGCAATTGTACAAGGCTCAAGAGGAACTTATAAAGGTAGCTAAGCAGTATGGCGTGAAGCTAACAATGTTCCATGGTCGTGGTGGCACTGTTGGAAGAGGAGGTGGTCCTACTCATCTTGCTATATTGTCTCAGCCACCAGACACCATTCATGGTTCACTTCGTGTCACTGTTCAAGGTGAAGTTATTGAGCAATCTTTTGGAGAGGAGCACTTGTGCTTTAGAACACTTCAGCGTTTTGCAGCTGCTACTCTTGAGCATGGTATGCACCCCCCAGTCTCACCAAAACCAGAATGGCGAGCCCTGATGGATGAAATGGCAGTTGTTGCTACAGAGGAGTATCGTTCTATAGTTTTCAAAGAACCAAGATTTGTCGAGTATTTCCGTCTTGTAAGTAAAACATGTACTATGTTGTTAATGATGTCATTTGAGTTGTTGAAGACTATATAAATAATgcttatttttgttatgattgtaGGCCACCCCAGAGATGGAGTATGGGAGGATGAACATTGGAAGTCGTCCGTCTAAGCGAAAACCTAGTGGGGGCATTGAATCTCTACGTGCAATACCATGGATCTTTGCCTGGACACAAACAAGATTCCACCTTCCAGTATGGCTAGGATTTGGAGCAGCATTTAAACATGTCATTCAGAAGGACATTAGAAATCTCCACATGCTGCAAGAGATGTACAATGAATGGCCTTTCTTCAGGGTCACCATTGATTTGGTTGAAATGGTGTTCGCCAAGGGAGACCCTGGAATAGCTGCCTTGAATGACAAACTCCTTGTTTCCAAGGAGCTATGGCCATTTGGTGAGAAGTTGAGGGCCAACTATAAGGAAACCAAGAGCCTCCTTCTTCAGGTAAGTCACCAGGATAAATTTCTTCTTAATCTTTTCAGTGTGTGAAAAATTAAGAGGAAtatctagaaaagaaaaacaccagACATCTTGCCATCCTTTTCTGTATTTTTCTAATAACTCATTCAAATTTGTTTGTTCACTGAGCCTTTCAATCATTCCTTTATTCTAATACACAGTAGAATGTTGAATCTTTTTAGTGTTAATCCCTACCAAAACTCAATGCGCACCAGAATTAACATCCCCTGTATTTGTCCTGCACCCAATCACAAATTTGTCCTGAATAGATACTAGCAGTTGTCAATTTAAAGCAGTAGAAAAGCCTaatgcttttttcttcttttcagattGCTGGACACAAGGATCTTCTTGAAGGAGACCCATACTTGAAACAAAGA from the Populus nigra chromosome 9, ddPopNigr1.1, whole genome shotgun sequence genome contains:
- the LOC133703319 gene encoding phosphoenolpyruvate carboxylase, whose amino-acid sequence is MANTRNLEKLASIDAQLRLLVPGKVSEDDKLIEYDALLLDRFLDILQDLHGEDLKETVQECYELSAEYEGKHDPKKLEELGSVLTSLDPGDSIVIAKSFSHMLNLANLAEEVQIAYRRRNKLKKGDFADENSATTESDIEETLRRLVVDLKKSPEEVFDALKNQTVDLVLTAHPTQSVRRSLLQKHARLRNCLAQLYAKDITPNEKQELDEALQREIQAAFRTDEIRRTPPTPQDEMRAGMSYFHETIWKGVPKFLRRVDTALKNIGINERVPYNAPLIQFSSWMGGDRDGNPRVTPEVTRDVCLLARMMAANLYYSQIEDLMFELSMWRCSDELRVRADVLHRSSKRDAKHYIEFWKQIPPNEPYRVILGELRDRLYQTRERSRQLLSHGISEIPEEATFTNVEQFLEPLELCYRSLCSCGDRPIADGSLLDFLRQVSTFGLSLVRLDIRQESDRHTDVMDAITKHLEIGSYREWSEEQRQEWLLSELSGKRPLFGPDLPKTEEIADVLDTFHVIAELPADSFGAYIISMATAASDVLAVELLQRECHVKQPLRVVPLFEKLADLEAAPAALSRLFSIEWYRDHINGKQEVMIGYSDSGKDAGRFSAAWQLYKAQEELIKVAKQYGVKLTMFHGRGGTVGRGGGPTHLAILSQPPDTIHGSLRVTVQGEVIEQSFGEEHLCFRTLQRFAAATLEHGMHPPVSPKPEWRALMDEMAVVATEEYRSIVFKEPRFVEYFRLATPEMEYGRMNIGSRPSKRKPSGGIESLRAIPWIFAWTQTRFHLPVWLGFGAAFKHVIQKDIRNLHMLQEMYNEWPFFRVTIDLVEMVFAKGDPGIAALNDKLLVSKELWPFGEKLRANYKETKSLLLQIAGHKDLLEGDPYLKQRLRLRDSYITTLNVCQAYTLKRIRDPNYSVTPRPHLSKEIMESNKPADELVKLNPTSDYAPGMEDTLILTMKGIAAGMQNTG